In Edaphobacter dinghuensis, a genomic segment contains:
- a CDS encoding MFS transporter, translating to MGVLVNYFDRVNLSVSHQALITTFGISAVTFGYLSGAYNWTYAMFQLPIGVLLDKFGIRRVGLIGTFLWGIASFGAAITPNLGGFFAARLLLGVGEAPTFPANAKAIGYWFPAKERCFATAIFDSAAKFSSAIGVPIIGILLLKVGWRWSFAITGIVSLIYFLFFWKIYRDPNDDPKLTDAERRHIADDAEPEVVDDRLRGNASLGFLLRQRKVLAMVLGFGSYNYVFYLLLTWLPSYLSSALHIDLLHSFLYTGVPWLVATAADLIVGGWLVDGLIQRGVNANLVRKIVLIGGTALGLGIIGAAHAHTPARALLWISISIGGLSAAAPVGWSIPSLIAPRHSVGKVGGIMNFSNQISGICAPIITGYVVAATRSFAWAFGVSAVYLLIGIAAYIFMLGKIEPMPPETQPAA from the coding sequence ATAGGCGTTCTGGTCAACTACTTTGACCGCGTAAACCTGTCAGTCTCGCACCAGGCTCTCATCACAACCTTCGGCATCTCGGCAGTCACCTTCGGCTATCTCTCCGGTGCCTATAACTGGACCTACGCCATGTTCCAGTTGCCCATCGGTGTCTTGCTCGACAAATTCGGCATTCGCCGTGTCGGTCTTATCGGAACATTTCTGTGGGGCATCGCCTCCTTCGGCGCAGCAATTACGCCAAATTTAGGAGGCTTCTTCGCAGCCCGGCTACTGTTGGGCGTTGGCGAAGCCCCTACCTTTCCTGCGAACGCAAAGGCCATCGGCTATTGGTTTCCAGCGAAAGAGCGCTGCTTTGCCACAGCCATCTTCGACTCTGCCGCAAAATTTTCTTCCGCTATCGGCGTGCCTATCATCGGCATCCTGCTGTTAAAGGTGGGCTGGCGATGGAGCTTTGCCATCACCGGAATCGTCAGCCTTATTTATTTCCTCTTCTTTTGGAAGATCTATCGTGACCCAAACGACGATCCGAAGCTAACCGATGCTGAACGGCGACACATCGCCGATGACGCAGAGCCCGAAGTTGTCGATGACCGTCTGCGTGGCAACGCATCCCTCGGCTTTCTGCTGCGACAACGAAAAGTTCTTGCAATGGTACTGGGCTTCGGCTCCTACAACTATGTCTTTTATCTGCTGCTGACCTGGTTGCCCAGCTATCTCTCCTCCGCCCTGCACATCGATCTCCTGCACTCCTTCCTCTATACCGGGGTGCCATGGCTAGTAGCAACTGCCGCCGATCTGATCGTAGGCGGCTGGCTGGTCGATGGGCTAATTCAACGAGGGGTGAACGCGAACCTTGTTCGCAAGATCGTTCTGATCGGCGGCACCGCTCTCGGTCTCGGCATCATCGGCGCTGCCCATGCCCACACACCTGCGCGAGCGTTGCTCTGGATCAGCATCTCCATCGGAGGCCTCTCGGCTGCGGCTCCGGTCGGCTGGTCGATTCCATCGCTCATCGCGCCACGCCACAGTGTCGGCAAGGTGGGCGGCATCATGAATTTCTCGAATCAGATATCCGGCATTTGTGCGCCGATCATCACCGGCTATGTTGTGGCGGCAACGCGATCGTTTGCCTGGGCCTTCGGCGTGTCGGCGGTATATCTGCTCATTGGCATAGCGGCATACATCTTTATGCTGGGCAAAATCGAGCCCATGCCGCCAGAGACCCAACCTGCCGCATAA
- a CDS encoding oligogalacturonate lyase family protein, which produces MYRFARNLLAAFTLTAVIAPFVLAENLPTTWVDKDTGHRVFRLTNEPGSSGFYFNVNAYTPDGKEMVYNAPDGIHVFDLATRTSKLLVPNPPRPANADGASAFRSGVHAIVVGKKTPSVFFSKFDPATKTSSVYSANVYTGAIKKLVALPPRASVVTVNADETLAAGTYIEGKGEDYGEHRVNPSGVKPGFLVQPQNKGEMMERRLAAHLPLVLFTINLQTGKMTTLLHSTDWINHLLFSPSDPTLLMYCHEGPWQKVDRIWMIHTDGTHNTLIHKRTMAMEIAGHEFWGLDGQTIWYDWQYPKGEDFFLAGYNLETHKRTAFHMQRNEWSIHFNLTKDLDLFTGDGGDPGQVAKAPDGEWIELFHPQMLKVDGINEPDFWQPGVFHAEHLVNMSHHNYRLEPNVRFSPDKKMVIFTSNMFGDSYVFGVEVAKAVNPLASEIHSTPRLAKKFNPVDPTPLHASSAAPR; this is translated from the coding sequence ATGTATCGTTTTGCCCGTAATCTTCTGGCTGCCTTCACACTCACCGCGGTTATAGCCCCATTCGTACTGGCAGAAAATCTTCCCACTACGTGGGTCGATAAGGACACCGGCCATCGCGTCTTCCGTCTAACCAATGAACCCGGCTCGTCGGGCTTCTACTTCAACGTCAACGCCTATACCCCCGATGGTAAGGAGATGGTCTACAACGCTCCCGATGGAATCCACGTATTCGACCTGGCCACACGCACGTCCAAGCTGCTGGTTCCTAATCCGCCGCGTCCCGCAAATGCAGATGGAGCCAGCGCATTTCGCTCCGGAGTACATGCCATCGTCGTTGGCAAAAAGACGCCAAGCGTCTTCTTCTCGAAGTTTGATCCCGCGACCAAAACCAGCTCGGTCTACTCCGCGAATGTATACACCGGCGCAATCAAGAAGCTCGTAGCGCTGCCGCCTCGTGCAAGTGTGGTCACAGTCAACGCCGATGAGACCCTGGCCGCAGGCACCTATATTGAAGGCAAAGGCGAAGACTACGGAGAACATCGCGTGAACCCTTCGGGAGTGAAGCCCGGCTTTCTCGTTCAGCCGCAGAACAAGGGCGAGATGATGGAGAGACGACTCGCTGCGCATCTGCCACTGGTGCTATTCACCATCAACCTCCAGACAGGAAAGATGACCACGCTGCTGCACAGCACCGACTGGATCAACCATCTGCTCTTTTCGCCCAGCGACCCGACCCTGCTGATGTATTGCCACGAAGGCCCGTGGCAAAAGGTCGACCGCATCTGGATGATCCACACCGACGGCACGCACAATACGCTGATCCACAAACGCACCATGGCAATGGAGATCGCCGGTCACGAGTTCTGGGGACTTGATGGTCAGACGATCTGGTACGACTGGCAGTATCCCAAAGGTGAGGACTTCTTTCTCGCCGGCTACAACCTTGAGACACATAAGCGGACTGCCTTCCATATGCAGCGCAACGAGTGGTCGATTCACTTCAACCTTACCAAGGATCTCGACCTCTTCACCGGCGACGGTGGCGATCCAGGCCAAGTGGCCAAAGCCCCGGACGGAGAATGGATTGAGCTGTTCCATCCTCAGATGTTGAAGGTCGACGGCATCAACGAGCCGGACTTCTGGCAGCCCGGCGTCTTTCATGCCGAGCATCTCGTGAACATGTCCCATCACAACTATCGTCTCGAGCCGAATGTTCGCTTCTCTCCGGACAAGAAGATGGTGATCTTTACCAGCAACATGTTTGGCGACAGCTACGTGTTCGGTGTTGAGGTTGCTAAAGCTGTCAATCCACTGGCATCGGAGATTCACTCCACGCCGCGACTGGCAAAGAAGTTCAACCCCGTCGATCCAACGCCATTACACGCGTCGTCAGCGGCCCCCAGATAG
- a CDS encoding radical SAM protein has translation MGNAVAIDNSLAAIAAKVDKGIRIDAEDARWLWKNASDSDLCSLASTVRNRFHAPNACTYMVMRIVNYTNVCVAQCDYCAFYKLPGASGGYVLSQEEVFAKLDELLALGGDLAAFNGGFNPQLPLDYYCDLFASIRERYGDSIEFYALTIAEFLYLADHAKLSLPEAAARLKAAGVRWITGGGSEILTEDFRARHSKFKYTVAEYFQAQRAIVEAGLKTTATMVIGFDETLDERLEHLERTRNFQDETGGLASFLCWTFKPYFTQIGGIEITTAEYLRHLALSRIYLDNIPRIRTSVLTQNERALDGLRFGADDFDLPIEDEVTQKAGATINLDFERILNYASELGFTPEYRHVAGSPA, from the coding sequence ATGGGTAACGCAGTAGCGATTGACAACAGCCTTGCAGCGATTGCCGCCAAGGTAGACAAAGGCATTCGCATTGATGCCGAAGATGCTCGCTGGCTGTGGAAGAATGCCTCCGACTCCGATCTGTGCTCACTGGCGAGCACGGTCCGCAATCGGTTCCATGCGCCGAATGCCTGCACGTACATGGTGATGCGCATCGTCAACTACACGAATGTCTGTGTCGCTCAGTGCGACTACTGCGCCTTCTACAAACTGCCGGGTGCCAGTGGCGGTTACGTGCTGAGCCAGGAAGAGGTCTTCGCAAAGCTGGATGAATTGCTCGCGCTTGGCGGAGACCTTGCTGCTTTTAACGGGGGCTTCAATCCTCAGCTTCCACTTGACTATTACTGCGACCTGTTTGCTTCGATTCGAGAGCGTTATGGCGACTCCATTGAGTTTTATGCGCTTACTATTGCCGAATTTCTTTACCTTGCAGACCATGCAAAGCTAAGCCTTCCCGAAGCTGCCGCTCGTCTGAAGGCAGCAGGTGTGCGCTGGATTACCGGTGGCGGCTCCGAGATTCTTACCGAAGACTTTCGCGCGCGCCATTCCAAGTTCAAATACACCGTTGCCGAATACTTTCAGGCACAGCGGGCGATCGTGGAGGCTGGCTTGAAGACGACGGCAACCATGGTCATCGGCTTCGATGAGACGCTGGATGAGCGTCTTGAGCATCTGGAGCGTACTCGTAATTTTCAGGATGAGACCGGAGGCCTTGCCAGCTTTCTCTGCTGGACCTTCAAGCCTTACTTCACACAGATTGGCGGCATTGAGATTACAACCGCTGAGTATCTGCGGCATCTCGCTCTGAGCAGAATTTATCTGGACAACATTCCGCGCATTCGAACATCAGTGCTTACCCAAAATGAACGAGCGCTCGATGGGTTGCGATTTGGCGCGGACGATTTTGACCTTCCCATCGAAGATGAGGTTACCCAGAAGGCCGGAGCGACGATCAACCTCGACTTTGAGCGCATCCTGAATTATGCAAGCGAACTGGGCTTCACTCCTGAATACAGACACGTCGCCGGATCGCCTGCATAG
- a CDS encoding glycoside hydrolase family 31 protein, translating to MFQIEKQAEAIVFQRAGQRLRVVFAAAGIARITYTEHRDFADHPSRIVVTASERIAFDLREYTEKWVIESSGLVVHVSKKAGALSFFTPGGRLLFREPERGGKWLTSKKVIKNVFDNSSALQMQSIDGARSSATNYETIVDREAFEAKLEFVFSEGEALFGLGSHEEGYSNLRGRSRELYQQNMKAVVPHLVSTRGYGVLMDCCSLMTFHDDALGSYWWADVVEELDYYVIAGEDFDEVMRGYRKLTGVTPLPPKWAFGYVQSKERYVTAEEMLQVVEEHRRREVPLDCIVLDWKSWPNDAGWGQKSFDPIRFPDAAGFTRKLHELGARLMVSIWPIMTGGCKNQRELIGKGLMLGNQATYDAFRAEARTCYWEQARRGLFSNGVDAWWCDCTEPFEADWSGAVKPEPHLRLAINTQESKLYLDAGEINAYSLLHSQGIYEGQRRTESAKRVLNLTRSSYAGQHRYGTFTWNGDVCATWETLRRCIPEGVNFCATGEAYWTVDAGGFFVDNKPELWFWRGEYPGGCRGLTAMDALEPDPKDSGSTDKGFWELYTRWLQYAAFLPMMRSHGTDVAREIWRFGDAGSIFYDAIAACIRLRYRLIPYLYSMAAAITFDGTAMVRALALEFPKDAQTHNIMDEYMFGRSLMVCPVVCPMYFGPGSQPLAEEPKTRPVYLPEGASWFDFWNGAIYEGGQTIVVGSPIDRIPLFARAGSILPMTEVMQYTDEVRDAPYEIHVYTGADAQFDLYEDAGDGYGYERGEHAFIRMRWHQRQAELVIKKREGSFAGMMEGRNYRIVFFGPEGRYERALRYTGEEVRVQLGEREN from the coding sequence ATGTTTCAGATAGAAAAACAGGCAGAGGCGATCGTTTTTCAGCGTGCTGGGCAGCGCCTACGCGTCGTTTTTGCAGCTGCTGGGATTGCACGAATTACCTATACCGAGCACAGAGACTTTGCTGATCATCCAAGCCGAATCGTAGTAACCGCGAGCGAACGCATCGCATTCGATCTGCGTGAATATACAGAGAAATGGGTTATCGAGAGCTCCGGTTTAGTAGTCCACGTCAGCAAAAAGGCTGGAGCGCTCTCCTTCTTTACTCCAGGGGGGAGGCTGCTGTTTCGTGAGCCGGAGCGAGGAGGAAAATGGCTCACGTCAAAGAAGGTTATAAAAAATGTGTTTGATAACTCCTCGGCTCTTCAGATGCAAAGCATCGACGGAGCAAGATCCTCAGCGACAAATTATGAGACGATCGTCGATCGCGAAGCCTTTGAAGCGAAACTGGAGTTTGTATTTTCAGAAGGTGAAGCACTGTTTGGTCTCGGCTCCCATGAGGAGGGCTACAGCAATCTGCGCGGACGCTCGCGGGAGTTGTATCAGCAGAATATGAAGGCCGTTGTGCCTCATCTGGTCTCGACGCGAGGTTATGGCGTGCTCATGGACTGTTGCTCGTTGATGACGTTTCATGATGATGCATTGGGATCATACTGGTGGGCCGATGTCGTGGAGGAGCTGGATTATTACGTAATCGCCGGTGAAGACTTTGATGAGGTGATGCGCGGCTATCGCAAGCTCACCGGCGTTACTCCACTGCCGCCTAAGTGGGCGTTTGGGTATGTGCAGTCAAAGGAGCGCTACGTTACCGCCGAGGAGATGCTGCAGGTGGTTGAGGAGCATCGTCGTCGAGAGGTGCCGCTCGATTGCATCGTGCTTGATTGGAAGTCATGGCCGAACGACGCTGGATGGGGACAGAAATCATTCGATCCGATCAGATTTCCGGATGCCGCTGGCTTTACTCGTAAGCTGCATGAGCTTGGTGCGAGACTGATGGTTTCGATCTGGCCGATCATGACTGGCGGTTGCAAGAATCAACGCGAATTGATTGGCAAGGGACTAATGCTCGGTAATCAAGCTACCTACGATGCCTTTCGTGCTGAAGCCCGCACATGCTATTGGGAGCAGGCCCGACGCGGCCTGTTCTCAAATGGTGTGGATGCCTGGTGGTGTGACTGTACGGAACCCTTCGAAGCGGACTGGTCGGGTGCGGTGAAGCCGGAGCCTCATCTGCGGCTGGCGATCAATACCCAGGAGTCGAAGCTCTATCTGGATGCGGGAGAGATCAATGCTTACTCACTGCTGCACTCGCAGGGCATCTATGAAGGACAGCGTCGTACCGAAAGCGCGAAGCGTGTATTGAACCTTACGCGATCCTCTTATGCAGGACAGCATCGCTACGGAACATTTACGTGGAACGGCGATGTGTGCGCCACATGGGAGACGTTGCGACGGTGCATTCCCGAGGGAGTAAATTTCTGCGCCACCGGTGAGGCTTATTGGACCGTCGATGCAGGTGGATTCTTTGTTGACAACAAGCCGGAGCTTTGGTTCTGGCGTGGAGAGTATCCGGGCGGATGCCGCGGATTGACGGCAATGGATGCACTCGAACCGGACCCGAAAGACTCTGGCTCGACGGATAAGGGATTCTGGGAGTTATACACGCGGTGGTTGCAGTATGCGGCGTTTCTTCCGATGATGCGATCGCACGGCACTGATGTCGCCCGTGAGATATGGCGCTTCGGAGACGCAGGTTCGATCTTCTACGATGCAATTGCGGCGTGTATCCGTCTACGATACCGATTGATACCTTACCTCTACTCGATGGCGGCGGCTATCACGTTTGACGGCACAGCGATGGTAAGAGCACTGGCATTGGAGTTCCCGAAAGATGCTCAGACCCACAACATTATGGATGAGTACATGTTTGGCCGTTCGCTCATGGTCTGCCCGGTTGTCTGTCCGATGTACTTTGGGCCAGGATCGCAACCTCTGGCTGAAGAGCCGAAGACACGACCAGTCTATCTTCCTGAAGGAGCAAGTTGGTTTGACTTCTGGAACGGAGCAATCTACGAAGGTGGTCAAACTATTGTTGTCGGTAGTCCCATTGATCGGATACCGCTGTTCGCGCGCGCCGGCTCGATTCTTCCGATGACAGAAGTGATGCAATATACCGATGAGGTGCGCGATGCTCCATATGAGATACATGTTTACACAGGTGCAGATGCGCAGTTTGATCTCTACGAAGATGCGGGAGACGGTTACGGATATGAGCGCGGAGAGCACGCATTTATTCGCATGCGATGGCATCAACGTCAGGCAGAGCTTGTAATCAAGAAACGAGAAGGCAGCTTTGCTGGCATGATGGAGGGACGGAATTACCGCATTGTGTTCTTTGGGCCGGAAGGCCGTTACGAGCGCGCGCTACGTTACACCGGTGAAGAAGTGCGGGTGCAGTTGGGCGAAAGGGAAAATTGA
- a CDS encoding MFS transporter has translation MSKRALTTRLSYMSSEVAGQLIFCVISFYLLKFYTDVYGIPVVAAGSILLVARCVDALDAPLWGIVFEKTHSRWGKSRPWFLWLCVPFALAGALMFITPNFGPTAKIIYAAVTYMACSILYTGINTPVTAILSSLTPDSHERLVLTSYRMVGSKLGVLFVNLTVLWLVMRLGHGNDRKGFVFVMLLYAIGSVVLYLTAFRNLRETVADDRKRLSVKQSLCALKGNAPWLIIFLSSLFFWIAFIARISAAPFFFQYVMHRTDLVSVANSFDLISLASILLLPQFCRMVSKRTVWVLGLVTSALAQLVVAVGVRSHCVEIVMTGWALGFLVSGVAMAMPFSLLSDSVDYGEWKSGVRAAGLLTAIGAAFCLKAGSGLGGALPAWILSAFAYVPNVAQSARSIQGIVISCVWLPAVAYVIAAVPVMFYYRYERLEPSIRHELEERRRATAIMSSSI, from the coding sequence ATGAGCAAAAGAGCGCTTACAACGCGGCTTAGCTATATGTCGAGCGAAGTCGCGGGCCAGTTGATCTTCTGCGTCATCTCGTTTTATCTGCTGAAGTTTTATACCGACGTCTACGGGATCCCTGTGGTCGCGGCCGGATCGATTCTGTTGGTCGCACGCTGTGTGGACGCGCTGGATGCGCCGTTATGGGGCATCGTCTTTGAGAAGACGCATAGCCGTTGGGGAAAAAGTAGACCCTGGTTTCTCTGGCTGTGCGTACCGTTTGCTCTGGCAGGGGCGTTGATGTTCATCACGCCGAACTTTGGGCCGACGGCAAAGATTATCTACGCAGCTGTTACCTATATGGCCTGCAGCATTCTGTACACGGGCATCAATACGCCAGTGACTGCGATCCTTTCATCACTCACACCCGATTCGCATGAGCGACTGGTGCTGACTAGCTACAGAATGGTTGGGTCGAAACTCGGCGTACTCTTTGTGAACCTTACGGTGCTATGGCTGGTAATGCGGTTGGGGCATGGCAACGATCGCAAGGGATTTGTATTCGTGATGCTGCTATATGCGATCGGGAGTGTCGTGCTGTATCTGACAGCATTTCGTAATCTGCGCGAGACGGTGGCAGACGACAGAAAGCGGCTATCGGTGAAGCAGAGCCTTTGTGCGCTGAAGGGCAATGCCCCATGGTTGATCATCTTTCTGAGCAGCTTGTTTTTCTGGATCGCCTTTATTGCCCGCATCTCTGCCGCGCCATTTTTCTTTCAATATGTGATGCATCGTACGGACCTGGTTTCGGTGGCGAATAGCTTCGATCTGATTTCACTGGCGAGTATTCTTTTGCTGCCACAGTTCTGTCGCATGGTGTCCAAGCGCACGGTTTGGGTATTGGGACTGGTGACCTCTGCCCTCGCGCAGCTTGTAGTAGCTGTGGGCGTTCGGAGCCATTGTGTCGAGATTGTGATGACAGGTTGGGCGCTGGGTTTTCTGGTGAGCGGGGTTGCGATGGCAATGCCGTTTTCGCTGCTCTCCGATAGCGTCGACTATGGGGAGTGGAAGAGTGGCGTTCGTGCCGCAGGCTTGCTCACGGCGATCGGTGCGGCGTTCTGTCTGAAGGCTGGAAGCGGATTGGGAGGAGCGCTGCCTGCCTGGATACTGTCCGCATTCGCATACGTGCCGAACGTGGCGCAAAGTGCGCGTTCGATTCAAGGAATTGTGATCAGTTGTGTCTGGCTGCCAGCCGTTGCTTATGTGATTGCGGCGGTGCCTGTGATGTTTTATTACCGCTACGAGCGCCTGGAACCTAGTATTCGCCACGAATTGGAAGAGCGCAGAAGAGCAACAGCGATAATGAGCAGCAGCATTTAA
- a CDS encoding right-handed parallel beta-helix repeat-containing protein has protein sequence MRRLLLMTVLLGTTGWHAVAAKNDADAVVIAVSPKGDDASDGSVAHPFRTLQRAQAAVRQVNSAHDVVVQIADGIYRVEHPLLFRTQDGGQNEHKVEWRAAEGAHPIISGAMRVEGWQMWDATRKIYVADVPVGIDTRQLWVNDQMEPMASMELRRSDWTFTRQGMVLRAGIANPLEKLKDEHRLELRATGFFTARVSPVERVESERLVMRQPAWDNNLWGYDTVEKPFHPELSHLYLTNAPQLISKPGDWFLDPEKGKLYLLPPKGTDIATMDVELPRVAALVSISGTLSEPIQNLAFRGIQFSYTSWTGPSGNEGYASQQSGSYLAGIAEAYPADPIKTCAQGCTAFESMRNEWHQMPAAVQVSAAQQITFEGDEFSHLGQYALGVGNDDDATLSGIGLATGDIVIEANVFKEDAGGAILAGGVQRDAHHPRDLHQINRQLIVRSNRIESVSKDYSDNSAILSTYDLGAAILHNDISNVPYDAIDIGYGWGIQDPGGNPNYRFRMHGYDWKQNLVYETPTTHRDVIVASNRIHGAKKLFHDGGAIYNLSASPGTLITENYIFDNNALIGLYLDEGSRYITVRRNVVQDAGSEWLNVNTVHSAYPMRISPNNRAVSNWHDGTKIGGLWTNYQDNLIVDDHLITDGKWPADAQEVMKNAGIEPEFAPIVNAIEADGQRTKNTRSADK, from the coding sequence ATGCGTCGGCTTTTATTGATGACCGTACTGCTGGGCACTACAGGATGGCACGCTGTTGCCGCAAAGAATGACGCCGATGCTGTGGTCATCGCAGTCTCGCCAAAGGGCGACGATGCATCCGATGGAAGTGTGGCGCACCCATTTCGCACCTTGCAGCGGGCGCAGGCCGCAGTGCGGCAGGTGAATAGCGCGCACGATGTTGTCGTTCAGATCGCTGATGGTATTTATCGTGTTGAACACCCGCTGCTGTTTCGCACACAGGATGGCGGCCAGAACGAACATAAAGTTGAATGGCGAGCAGCCGAAGGAGCGCATCCGATCATCAGCGGTGCAATGCGTGTTGAGGGTTGGCAGATGTGGGACGCTACCCGCAAGATTTATGTGGCCGATGTTCCTGTAGGCATCGATACACGTCAGTTGTGGGTGAATGATCAGATGGAGCCGATGGCGTCGATGGAGTTACGACGTAGCGACTGGACATTTACCAGGCAGGGCATGGTGCTCAGAGCCGGTATAGCCAACCCTCTTGAGAAGCTCAAAGATGAGCATCGTCTCGAGCTGCGGGCTACAGGCTTCTTTACTGCGCGAGTGTCGCCGGTGGAGCGTGTCGAGAGTGAACGGCTCGTGATGCGGCAACCAGCATGGGATAACAATTTGTGGGGCTATGACACGGTGGAGAAGCCATTCCACCCAGAGCTTTCGCACCTCTATCTAACCAACGCGCCGCAACTGATCTCGAAGCCCGGAGATTGGTTTCTCGATCCCGAGAAAGGAAAGCTTTACCTGTTGCCGCCAAAGGGCACTGATATCGCCACCATGGACGTAGAGCTACCGCGAGTTGCTGCACTCGTCTCAATTAGTGGCACGTTGAGTGAGCCGATTCAAAATCTGGCGTTTCGAGGAATTCAGTTCTCTTATACGAGTTGGACTGGTCCCTCGGGCAACGAAGGATATGCGAGTCAACAGAGCGGCTCATATCTGGCAGGCATCGCAGAGGCTTATCCTGCCGACCCCATCAAGACCTGCGCGCAGGGATGCACGGCGTTTGAGAGCATGCGCAACGAGTGGCATCAGATGCCCGCGGCAGTTCAGGTCTCTGCCGCACAACAGATTACCTTTGAGGGAGATGAGTTCTCGCATCTCGGTCAGTACGCGCTTGGGGTAGGGAATGACGACGACGCCACCCTCTCCGGCATCGGACTTGCGACAGGCGACATTGTGATCGAGGCCAATGTCTTCAAAGAAGACGCTGGCGGAGCAATCCTGGCCGGTGGAGTCCAGCGCGATGCGCATCACCCACGCGATCTGCACCAGATCAATCGTCAGCTCATCGTCCGCAGCAACCGAATCGAATCGGTGAGCAAGGATTACTCCGACAACAGCGCGATCCTGAGCACATATGATTTGGGTGCAGCGATTCTGCATAACGATATCTCCAACGTGCCGTACGATGCGATCGATATCGGCTATGGATGGGGGATCCAGGACCCCGGTGGTAATCCGAACTATCGTTTCCGCATGCACGGATACGACTGGAAGCAGAACCTTGTGTACGAAACGCCAACGACGCATCGGGATGTAATAGTCGCCAGCAATAGGATTCATGGAGCCAAAAAGTTATTCCACGATGGCGGCGCGATCTACAATCTCTCAGCCAGCCCCGGCACGTTGATTACGGAAAACTACATCTTCGACAACAATGCGCTGATCGGCCTCTACCTCGACGAAGGATCGCGCTACATCACGGTGCGCCGCAATGTCGTGCAGGATGCGGGGAGTGAGTGGTTGAACGTTAATACGGTGCATTCTGCCTATCCCATGCGCATCTCTCCCAACAACAGGGCTGTTAGCAATTGGCACGACGGAACAAAGATTGGCGGTCTGTGGACCAACTACCAGGACAACCTGATCGTCGACGACCACCTGATTACGGATGGAAAGTGGCCTGCGGACGCTCAGGAGGTAATGAAGAATGCCGGGATCGAGCCCGAGTTCGCGCCGATAGTGAATGCAATCGAGGCTGATGGGCAACGAACGAAAAACACTCGTTCGGCGGATAAATGA
- a CDS encoding SDR family NAD(P)-dependent oxidoreductase yields MTNPLFDLSGQTALVTGASRGLGQIFARALAHAGADLILTSRSRDDLSDFVTEIEAIGRKATPIALDVRDQGSIERMAAEAEAVCGQIHILVNNAGCNVRKPALDVTWDDWNLILDTNLRGSFFVAQQMARRMVPHGYGRIINIGSVTSVFGYAGLAPYGASRGGIKQLTMSLADDWGKYGITVNCLAPGWFHTKQNTVLYQSEKWVEYLKDRIPVKRPGEPRDLESAVVFLAAESSRYITGQTLLIDGGISTGAMRATV; encoded by the coding sequence ATGACCAACCCTCTCTTCGATTTAAGCGGGCAAACCGCTCTTGTTACCGGGGCCAGCCGTGGCCTTGGACAGATCTTCGCACGTGCGCTCGCACATGCCGGAGCAGACCTGATTCTCACCAGCAGGAGTCGTGACGACCTCTCAGATTTTGTAACTGAGATAGAAGCAATTGGGCGGAAGGCTACACCGATTGCTCTGGATGTACGCGATCAGGGCAGCATCGAGCGTATGGCGGCGGAGGCGGAGGCAGTGTGCGGCCAGATTCATATTCTGGTCAACAATGCCGGATGCAATGTGCGCAAACCGGCCCTGGACGTAACGTGGGATGACTGGAACCTGATCCTCGATACGAACCTTCGCGGCAGTTTTTTTGTAGCGCAGCAGATGGCGCGCAGGATGGTGCCGCATGGATACGGGCGCATCATCAATATTGGTTCTGTCACCAGCGTTTTTGGGTACGCGGGGCTGGCTCCCTATGGCGCGAGTCGCGGCGGTATCAAACAACTTACGATGAGCCTTGCGGATGACTGGGGCAAATATGGCATTACAGTAAATTGCCTGGCACCGGGCTGGTTTCATACCAAGCAGAACACGGTGCTCTACCAGAGTGAGAAGTGGGTCGAATATCTGAAGGACCGCATTCCGGTGAAACGGCCGGGCGAGCCGCGCGATCTTGAGAGCGCCGTAGTATTTTTGGCCGCGGAATCGAGCCGCTATATCACCGGACAGACGCTTCTGATTGATGGTGGCATCTCAACTGGAGCTATGCGCGCAACCGTGTAG